The Cydia fagiglandana chromosome 4, ilCydFagi1.1, whole genome shotgun sequence genome has a window encoding:
- the LOC134663358 gene encoding uncharacterized protein LOC134663358, giving the protein MSHNRGDGANETTNHVNSSETILQNDSMDLTQRDMDFELQEMTTDNGEPNPSVDLSSPKVKGKLKARQFPKVSTETVITTEHSYATKRKDDAEWTLVTKNPKRRYVFNPELSVGTELSIICKDMLPKQFALAKLLKSHDILGIIRVRYVNSYKVLVQFDNETSAERLMSKVALHEELGWRCQKTYEVGVSYGIIKDVDLDLSEKDMIESMTCGVEIVSVKRLSRKSSDESGWKDSETVRVCFKGPILPPYVYIHEMRVKVEPYLFPVSLCANCWRYGHTKKTCSKKSTCPKCGGQHSNCETTVFTCRNCSGNHMALDKICPLYQKERNIRKIMAEFNCTYKKALNKYEPGSSSPPAPAASMYQENFPPTLRTTETTSVAEKSTVEPAVIEPAYAKVVVTQAEVHSDAPGKKKKSFTPSKKASRTKPKRRKAEVREKDDSISDNNLSSMKTDDNDVLPEITSKPKEPNREPILYGKNTLIRDQQRRVFGTRRSNLIL; this is encoded by the exons ATGTCCCACAATAGAGGTGATGGCGCAAATGAAACTACAAATCACGTAAATAGCTCCGAGACAATCCTACAAAATGATTCCATGGACTTAACACAACGTGATATGGACTTCGAGTTACAGGAAATGACGACTGATAATGGTGAACCGAATCCATCAGTTGACCTAAGTTCACCTAAGGTCAAGGGTAAGCTTAAGGCAAGACAGTTTCCCAAGGTTAGTACGGAGACAGTTATTACGACAGAACATTCCTATGCAACCAAGAGGAAGGACGACGCTGAATGGACATTAGTTACCAAAAATCCAAAACGCCGTTATGTGTTTAACCCAGAATTATCTGTGGGCACAGAATTAAGCATTATTTGCAAAGATATGCTGCCAAAACAATTTGCGCTAGCGAAGCTGCTAAAAAGTCATGATATTCTAGGTATCATTAGAGTCAGGTACGTTAATTCATATAAAGTGCTTGTCCAATTTGATAATGAAACCAGCGCTGAGCGGCTTATGTCCAAGGTTGCTTTGCATGAGGAGTTGGGCTGGCGGTGCCAAAAAACATACGAGGTTGGTGTTTCTTATGGCATTATTAAGGATGTGGATTTAGATTTAAGTGAAAAAGATATGATAGAGAGTATGACATGTGGagtagaaatagtttcagtaaAAAGATTAAGTAGAAAAAGTTCAGATGAATCAGGATGGAAGGACAGTGAGACCGTACGTGTATGTTTCAAAGGCCCCATATTACCACCTTACGTTTATATACATGAAATGCGAGTTAAGGTTGAACCATACTTATTTCCAGTATCACTTTGTGCCAATTGCTGGCGGTATGGTCATACAAAGAAAACGTGTTCCAAAAAATCTACTTGTCCTAAGTGTGGAGGCCAACATTCAAATTGCGAGACAACTGTATTCACATGTCGTAATTGCTCAGGAAATCACATGGCTTTAGACAAAATTTGTCCACTCTACCAAAAAGAAAGAAACATAAGGAAGATTATGGCTGAATTTAATTGTACATATAAAAAGGCGTTGAATAAATATGAACCAGGTTCTAGTAGCCCGCCAGCCCCGGCGGCATCAATGTATCAGGAAAACTTTCCCCCTACGCTTAGGACAACTGAGACGACTTCAGTGGCTGAAAAATCAACAGTGGAGCCTGCGGTAATCGAACCAGCATATGCAAAAGTAGTGGTGACCCAAGCTGAAGTTCATAGTGATGCCccaggtaaaaaaaaaaaatcgtttactCCATCTAAAAAGGCAAGCCGTACTAAACCTAAACGCAGGAAGGCCGAAGTGAGAGAAAAAGATGACAGTATATCTGATAATAACTTATCAAGTATGAAAACTGATGATAATGACGTTCTACCAGAAATAACGAGCAAACCCAAGGAa CCAAACAGAGAACCTATACTTTATGGAAAGAATACTTTGATAAGAGATCAACAGAGAAGGGTATTTGGTACAAGACGATCCAACCTCATCCTTTAA